The Corticium candelabrum chromosome 17, ooCorCand1.1, whole genome shotgun sequence genome has a segment encoding these proteins:
- the LOC134192773 gene encoding transmembrane protein 205-like, with amino-acid sequence MSTLFEFGHLVSYSFWFGAQSWLLGVQGFVLRATVTRHQFGHIQSRLFPVFFRVGTIATLVSIGCFAVAHPLTAVSPTEQMQYILLGGSLVATLLNQLWLGPASTHLMMEYHMIEKEEGLGDEIKTANLTPLDSNKKYQHAKKAFFQYHSMSALALVASLGCLLVHGFYLCQH; translated from the exons ATGAGTACACTGTTTGAGTTTGGTCATTTGGTGTCGTATTCGTTCTGGTTTGGAGCACAGTCATGGCTTTTGGGGGTGCAAG GATTTGTTCTGCGAGCAACTGTGACGCGCCACCAGTTTGGACACATTCAGAGCAGACTGTTTCCGGTTTTCTTTAGAGTTGGCACTATTGCTACTTTGGTGTCGATAGGATGTTTTGCAGTGGCTCACCCTCTTACAGCAGTCTCACCAACTGAGCAGATGCAG TACATTCTCCTCGGTGGATCACTGGTCGCTACATTATTGAACCAACTATGGCTTGGACCTGCATCAACTCATCTGATGATGGAATATCACATGATTGAAAAAGAGGAAGGTCTGGGTGATGAAATCAAAACAGCCAATCTGACACCACTGGACAGCAACAAGAAATATCAACACGCAAAGAAGGCATTCTTCCAATACCACAGCATGTCCGCTCTTGCACTTGTTGCATCACTTGGCTGCCTGCTGGTTCACGGCTTCTATCTCTGTCAGCATTAA
- the LOC134192772 gene encoding ADP-ribosylation factor 1: MGGVFAKLFSGLFGKKEMRILMVGLDAAGKTTILYKLKLGEIVTTIPTIGFNVETVEYKNISFTVWDVGGQDKIRPLWRHYFQNTQGLIFVVDSNDRERLGEAREELNRMLGEDELRGAALLVFANKQDLPNAMNAAEVTDKLGLQALRARTWYVQATCATSGDGLYEGLDWLSNQLKNQK; the protein is encoded by the exons ATGGGTGGAGTGTTCGCCAAGTTGTTCTCTGGCCTGTTCGGCAAGAAAGAGATGCGCATTCTCATGGTTGGGCTAGACGCCGCCGGAAAGACGACTATTCTGTATAAATTGAAGCTAGGCGAGATTGTAACGACAATCCCCACCATAG GATTCAACGTGGAAACAGTGGAATATAAAAACATTAGCTTTACTGTGTGGGATGTGGGTGGTCAAGACAAAATCCGGCCGTTGTGGAGGCATTATTTCCAGAATACTCAAG GCTTGATTTTTGTGGTCGACAGCAATGACAGAGAGCGACTGGGTGAAGCGAGAGAAGAACTAAACAGGATGCTGGGAGAAGATGAACTTAGAGGTGCAGCTCTTCTCGTgtttgcaaacaaacag GATCTACCCAATGCAATGAATGCGGCCGAAGTGACTGACAAATTGGGTCTACAGGCGTTGCGAGCTCGAACATGGTATGTGCAAGCAACATGTGCAACAAGCGGTGATGGCTTGTATGAAGGACTGGATTGGCTCTCAAATCAATTGAAGAATCAGAAGTAG